Proteins encoded together in one Acipenser ruthenus chromosome 40, fAciRut3.2 maternal haplotype, whole genome shotgun sequence window:
- the LOC117397292 gene encoding zona pellucida-like domain-containing protein 1 isoform X2: MNGIQYSDSRKMTWGLALACLLSLSPAGDAVQDCSTHPTFREPANSDISVMCGTQILELSILLCPIYFAGYNESLMVLNGQFRTLACHGTPDWSVDPPILKYNFSISEWEHTTCAHAMRIDQEVGSGVFSDYSSVQFANISGAINSFDLSTGTITYQQELMYIYSCRYPLQYLVNNTEMGVSGVSLVVKDNNGSFISTLSMQLFEDRRYSTHLVIPSTGLQLKKRIFVEVKATNLTDRFNVLLDRCYATTSPFPVSSLFYNLFVGCTRDGQTVIISNGQEQLARFSFEAFRFVEHKNLPVSTFYLHCATRLCEKSACRDISQNCTLSSRRRREAQSGQSGTVSEAETVSSGPIVTKVESVVPSTEHLKESTSRTTLAGVGVAIGVLGVACVSLLLFMVFRNPQSRQKTKLEDE; the protein is encoded by the exons ATGAATGGGATTCAGTACAGCGACAG TCGGAAGATGACGTGGGGCCTTGCGTTGGCatgtctgctctctctctctcctgcaggTGATGCTGTGCAGGACTGTAGCACTCACCCCACCTTCAGAGAACCTG CGAACTCGGACATCTCTGTGATGTGTGGCACTCAGATCCTGGAGCTGAGCATCCTGCTGTGCCCGATCTACTTCGCTGGCTACAACGAATCGCTGATGGTGCTCAACGGGCAGTTTCGCACTCTCGCGTGCCACGGGACCCCTGATTGGTCGGTGGACCCACCCATCTTGAAATACAACTTCTCCATCAGCGAGTGGGAACACACCACCTGCGCCCACGCTATGAGG ATTGACCAGGAGGTGGGTTCGGGGGTCTTCTCAGACTACTCCAGCGTCCAGTTTGCCAACATCTCCGGGGCCATTAACTCCTTCGACCTCAGCACCGGAACCATCACCTACCAGCAGGAGCTGATGTATATCTACTCCTGCCGATACCCCTTGCAGTACCTCGTCAACAACACTGAGATGGGCGT GAGCGGAGTGAGTCTGGTAGTGAAAGACAACAACGGGAGTTTCATCAGCACTCTGAGCATGCAGCTGTTTGAG GACAGGAGGTACAGCACCCACTTGGTCATCCCCTCCACCGGTCTGCAGCTGAAGAAAAGGATCTTTGTCGAAGTGAAAGCAACAAATCTCACCGACAG GTTCAATGTCTTGCTGGACCGCTGCTATGCCACAACCTCTCCATTCCCTGTCAGCAGCTTGTTCTACAACCTCTTTGTAGG ctgtACTCGCGATGGTCAGACGGTGATCATTTCGAACGGTCAGGAGCAGCTGGCTCGGTTCTCGTTCGAGGCGTTTCGGTTTGTGGAGCACAAGAACCTGCCTGTGTCCACCTTCTACCTGCACTGCGCCACGCGGCTGTGCGAGAAATCAGCGTGCAGAGACATCAGCCAG AACTGCACGCTGTCATCTCGCAGGAGGAGAGAGGCGCAGTCAGGTCAGAGTGGTACCGTGAGTGAAGCCGAGACAGTGAGCTCCGGACCAATCGTCACCAAAGTGGAAAGTG TTGTTCCTTCTACAGAACACTTGAAAG AATCCACTTCCAGAACCACCCTGGCAGGAGTAGGCGTGGCCATTGGAGTGCTGGGCGTGGCCTGTGTGTCATTACTGCTTTTCATGGTTTTCCGGAATCCTCAATCAAGACAGAAAACAAAGCTGGAAGATGAGTGA
- the LOC117397292 gene encoding zona pellucida-like domain-containing protein 1 isoform X1 encodes MIHYFLVHSYNGTSTLNTTITTNTTTNNNKNSVVLLPVCLPVSLNPANSDISVMCGTQILELSILLCPIYFAGYNESLMVLNGQFRTLACHGTPDWSVDPPILKYNFSISEWEHTTCAHAMRIDQEVGSGVFSDYSSVQFANISGAINSFDLSTGTITYQQELMYIYSCRYPLQYLVNNTEMGVSGVSLVVKDNNGSFISTLSMQLFEDRRYSTHLVIPSTGLQLKKRIFVEVKATNLTDRFNVLLDRCYATTSPFPVSSLFYNLFVGCTRDGQTVIISNGQEQLARFSFEAFRFVEHKNLPVSTFYLHCATRLCEKSACRDISQNCTLSSRRRREAQSGQSGTVSEAETVSSGPIVTKVESVVPSTEHLKESTSRTTLAGVGVAIGVLGVACVSLLLFMVFRNPQSRQKTKLEDE; translated from the exons ATGATACACTACTTTTTGGTTCATAGTTATAATGGGACTAGTACTCTcaatactactattactactaatactactactaataataataaaaatagtgttgtcctgctgcctgtctgtctgcctgtctctcttaACCCAGCGAACTCGGACATCTCTGTGATGTGTGGCACTCAGATCCTGGAGCTGAGCATCCTGCTGTGCCCGATCTACTTCGCTGGCTACAACGAATCGCTGATGGTGCTCAACGGGCAGTTTCGCACTCTCGCGTGCCACGGGACCCCTGATTGGTCGGTGGACCCACCCATCTTGAAATACAACTTCTCCATCAGCGAGTGGGAACACACCACCTGCGCCCACGCTATGAGG ATTGACCAGGAGGTGGGTTCGGGGGTCTTCTCAGACTACTCCAGCGTCCAGTTTGCCAACATCTCCGGGGCCATTAACTCCTTCGACCTCAGCACCGGAACCATCACCTACCAGCAGGAGCTGATGTATATCTACTCCTGCCGATACCCCTTGCAGTACCTCGTCAACAACACTGAGATGGGCGT GAGCGGAGTGAGTCTGGTAGTGAAAGACAACAACGGGAGTTTCATCAGCACTCTGAGCATGCAGCTGTTTGAG GACAGGAGGTACAGCACCCACTTGGTCATCCCCTCCACCGGTCTGCAGCTGAAGAAAAGGATCTTTGTCGAAGTGAAAGCAACAAATCTCACCGACAG GTTCAATGTCTTGCTGGACCGCTGCTATGCCACAACCTCTCCATTCCCTGTCAGCAGCTTGTTCTACAACCTCTTTGTAGG ctgtACTCGCGATGGTCAGACGGTGATCATTTCGAACGGTCAGGAGCAGCTGGCTCGGTTCTCGTTCGAGGCGTTTCGGTTTGTGGAGCACAAGAACCTGCCTGTGTCCACCTTCTACCTGCACTGCGCCACGCGGCTGTGCGAGAAATCAGCGTGCAGAGACATCAGCCAG AACTGCACGCTGTCATCTCGCAGGAGGAGAGAGGCGCAGTCAGGTCAGAGTGGTACCGTGAGTGAAGCCGAGACAGTGAGCTCCGGACCAATCGTCACCAAAGTGGAAAGTG TTGTTCCTTCTACAGAACACTTGAAAG AATCCACTTCCAGAACCACCCTGGCAGGAGTAGGCGTGGCCATTGGAGTGCTGGGCGTGGCCTGTGTGTCATTACTGCTTTTCATGGTTTTCCGGAATCCTCAATCAAGACAGAAAACAAAGCTGGAAGATGAGTGA
- the LOC131708078 gene encoding histone H2B 3, whose amino-acid sequence MPELAKSAPAPKKGSKKAATKTQKKGDKRRRKTRKESYAIYVYKVLKQVHPDTGISSKAMGIMNSFVNDIFERIAGEASRLAHYNKRSTVTSREIQTAVRLLLPGELAKHAVSEGTKAVTKYTSSK is encoded by the coding sequence ATGCCAGAACTAGCGAAGTCTGCGCCCGCACCGAAAAAGGGGTCCAAAAAGGCAGCCACGAAAACCCAGAAGAAAGGGGATAAGAGAcgcagaaagaccaggaaggagagctacgccatttacgtgtacaaagtgctgaagcaggtccaccccgacaccggcatctcttccaaggcgatgggcatcatgaactcttTCGTGAACGATATTTTCGAGCGCATCGCCGGCGAGGCGTCccgcctggctcactacaacaagcgctccaccGTCACCtcccgggagatccagacagccgtgcgcctcctgctgcccggagagctggccaagcacgcTGTGTCCGAGGGCACCAAAGCCGTCACCAAATACACCAGCTCCAAGTGA
- the LOC131708077 gene encoding histone H2A encodes MSGRGKTGGKARAKAKSRSSRAGLQFPVGRVHRLLRKGNYSERVGAGAPVYLAAVLEYLTAEILELAGNAARDNKKTRIIPRHLQLAVRNDEELNKLLGGVTIAQGGVLPNIQAVLLPKKTEKPAKSK; translated from the coding sequence ATGTCTGGAAGAGGCAAAACCGGCGGAAAAGCCCGTGCTAAGGCAAAATCTCGCTCCTCCAGAGCCGGGCTGCAGTTCCCTGTCGGGCGTGTGCACAGGCTGCTGAGGAAAGGTAATTACTCGGAGCGTGTGGGCGCTGGAGCCCCGGTCTATCTGGCCGCTGTACTCGAATACCTGACCGCCGAAATCCTGGAGCTGGCTGGCAACGCCGCCCGagacaacaagaaaaccagaatcatcccccgtcacctgcagctcgccgtccgcaacgacgaggagctcaacaagctgctgggaggcgtcaccatcgctcagggaggagtgctgcccaacatccaggccgtgctgctgcccaagaagaCCGAGAAGCCAGCCAAGAGCAAGTAA